CTGTTTTTTTAATTGGTTCCCTCACTGAGTTCGAGTGCTGGATTATGCTTTCTTTGATAAGCAAGTAGCCCTATTATGCAGCTAAGGTTGAAGCCACAGCCTATAAAGTCGAAGAGGTGGCTTCGTCggcaaagaaaaatttaaaaccAATTCTGCAAATCATGATGCACTGAAGTTCATCTGTGACAACTTAGGTATTTCCAACTAAAATTCCACTTCCATTGCCACTAGGATCATGCTATTCCTAATTACTCTTGCCAACTCAGTCTCAAATTGAACTCAAACCATTTCCCTTTCTATCTAGATGATGAAGTTAGTTGGTCATGCTATGGATCTAGTGATTGTAGTTCTTACAttgttattaattttctatATAGTAAAAATTCAACCTACAAGCTATCATGCCCACCATGTTGTATGCCTTGTGGATCTAAAGATTGTGCCATGTTGTATTGCCTTGTGGATGTTTAAGAAATCAGTCCGAAACTTACCTATTTGGTTTGTGTAAATGATTGATTTTAGGTGAAATTAAGATAAAGAAAAAGGAATGAAGGATTAAGAAAGAAGGATGAAGGAGGGAGGAAGAATCGTGGAAAAAGAgaggaaaacaaaagaaaacgatAAAATGGGTCCCGCTAACGGAAAACTTAACGGTTTTCGTTAAGTGGTGATAACTTTGAAGATTTgtgattttataaggtggtaattttTAAAGAAAATGTTATAAGGTGGTATGTTTGAAAAAGTGgatttataaggtggtaattttgaaaaaatcctaaaatataattcttcctccgttccgaaatatcacaccatggttgacttttactactctaaccattactttggctcttaatatctcaaatcgtgtgcaagtaaaaattataaaagattaatatttagaaaatatatatcgatatgaatctaacatgaccccacatgactaaaatttccttatatacgaatcacaaaaactggccaaagtcgtagtgtgaatagtgtaaaaaacaaatggtgcaatatttccGGAACAGAGGACGTATATTAtttcactatttattaaaagtataaataaaaaatatattcatgttcttttcacgtaaacatatgttcttttaattgTATACTAGTGTTTTTACGGTGCCCCATGCGCactgttgtagacacctacttttgtccccgttcccgaaagggaaaggttcgatgatgaaaacataaatctccacttgacaacgcatctcctataaaataaacgaatctcgattccccatttcatttcacccgaaacctgctatttatggaaacctgctaaaaatagtaactgtcgtaaaaggtagcttctaaaagtggcaaatcataaaggatagaaacctgtcataattaggtgttgcattccaacataaatccaaaatgagatagaaaaccgcgagaatcctctTCCTAATAGGactcggaaataagagttacgtattaattaaaatcctaacgagcctagagttcgtaacgggcccagacgcattccgtcataaaattgatacgcgctaaaagactcgattaaatctcaaactctacggatttcaggaatccgaatctgactaaagaaaacagcccagaccctattttcaacgcctggctctgggcgccgaaatcttcggcgcccaggcctgggcgctgaaaatacctgggtacgtgttttttcctaattctttgtggattagaactctgcaattctatctttccacgaactcttccctgtaaatagacccctagattcgacgtgaaaggaacacacacaacacacaattatattctgagtattgactccaacccttagcctaagcctctcgctgcgaaattgttcacgcgttctgtcgcaatcgatccaaaaatcgaacagaacgtatcctgtcccataattgagattcgttaaataaaaaggagaaatagcaaagtcaaagtggttagttttctgagaaccgagacgcacctctcaagggtgcgtcgtaatgtgccccttctcgatgatttaattgatttcctcgccctttttatgaactgttaaactaactaaatctgattgttctaccacgcctaacaaatataatatttttgggaaattgtattatcatgctaggtcccttaatgcaatctaaatcagataatcacgatcgatctagtattatatgttgcatattgctaaaatcaactcagattagtttaatagttaacgcatgtcccttcaattatttatgctgagctagtaaggatatcctgcctctggagttatcgacgagcgaagtactcctctcggtagttacagtcccccgaaccctcaatctctaccttgcgggtgtatgttgagagatccccacaccagggatcacaagggaacctacggccgtcgtggtcaaacataattgcactccctttatgtcacgataaccgggttttgtcagtttttctcattgtcgttaaaaactgaatggcgactcctatattactagtcaattgggtgtaaactcacaggaaatccaattacacttgattgaataaaaagaatcgtcacacccacgagggacgaggtcacgcattagcctcgtgctttttcgaccccctcacaactgtGGACCATGTTCCACCTTCTAATGGCAAGTTCAAGCTCTTACCCTCCAAATGttttaaacaaagtataaacCCCATGTACATAAACCCGTTTTACGATGTTTACTGACTGTTTTGAGCGGTAGGTAAAACCTCGGATTCTTGTAGTGTGTTATGTCCTCGCAAGTTGTAATAGGTTAAAGTCATCAACGACCCTATGGTCAGCTTGGTAAGGGCGTCTATACGACAATGTCCCCAATAGCTTATGGTCCTGTTTGACAATTGGAGTTTAGAGTTAATGATTAGAGTTTTACCTTTTTGTTTAGCAAATTTGACTAGTTGTTTAAACATGTTTGATAATACATAGAGGTTTATTAAACACTCTCAACTATTTTTTTTGGTACAATAAAATTTATGGACATTTTTtttacaatatttatttaatttactaGGTAAGAGGAGCAGTTAAGGACAAAACTATTTTTCAATTTTACATTAAAAATCCTCTAAGCGAAAAATTGGTGGACTGTTTATTTTCAAAATGAGAGGTTTGAGTTCAATACTCCTTTTAACCAAAAAAACCCTTTTAGAGTTTTGACTAGTCAATCCTCTAAACGTTGTCTAAATCTTTCTTTACCAAGCATGACCTATGTATCAGGTTTTTCTTGTATAACAGGAGCTTAGCGCTCCGCTTAATTAATGTTTATTTCGTTTATGTCATTGATATTCTGAAACTTGCTAGCCCCTTTATCATAAACATTATTTCAACTTTAAACTTCCATAATAATGCAGTTGTAGATCAATAAACTTTCAAAGTAAGTAAGAGGATTCCTATATTTTGTACCAAACATGACAAATTGGCCTAAAACAAGTAAATTGCAATTATTCCTACATGTTCGTTAAGTGTAGAAGAGACATAGGAAGTCGATTGGTATAccagtacaatttttttttttttaataggtaagagaagaagggaccctaactgaaccagcacctagcacaggttaaccagcccagctccgcaggtcatcgcttaagccactcccaagcatttcgcagttgatggagctcgaacttgtgacctccaaatcacaaggtgagttccccaccaactccaccaacttatgttggtttGTATACCAGTACATGTTAGCGTTAGAATACACGTAGTTGTTTAGACGCTATTACGGAGTACTTACATTTGTAGTATTTAAGAAATTaactttaatttctaaaaaacGTGTTGCCCAACACGCATACTATAGAGGGTAAAAAAAGTCCACAATCCCTCTTATATTCTTGTATGTGATGCTTTGATCACCTCATGCGCCTTTAATATATTTAGAAAAAGAATAATACTACTACGTAGTATCTATTTTTCGAAAGTAATTTCATCAATATTCGACTATAAAAAGAGCGAACCCTATTCACTTTCTGGCACCACAATCACAATTCACTATCCATTTTtacttaattaatattaataatataaaaaccTTTCATTTATTTCAATTAGTTACTAAGATGTCTTCAAAAGTATTTTCATCAGTTGTCCTCCTCCTATGTCTCAACATAGTGTTTTTCACTATGGTGAGTTCCCAACATGTCCGCTCCCCACCACTTCGTCCTAGGTCACCAACGCCTTCCAGGTCACCACCTCCAATGGCGTCCCCACCCATGTCACCTCCTAGCAACAGTTGCCCCATAGAtacgctaaaattaaaggtgtGTGCCAATGTATTGAATGATTTGCTTAATGTCACGAATGGCACCGCGCAATGTTGTTCTCTCATTGAAGGGTTGGTTGACCTTGAAGCAGCAATTTGTCTTTGTACTGTCATTAAAGCTAATGTTTTAGGGATCAAAGCTAATGCTACGCTCAACATAACTGTGTTGCTCAACAATTGTGGTAAGAAGATACCTGAAGGCTTCGAATGTTCTTAAGCTTATTAATCGGATTTTGTTGGTATCATCAAAATCTTAAATAAGTATAACTTTCGTATTCCAGCAGCTTTGGAGCAGCTCATCAATAATGTTGTATATGTTATGTGTTTGTTTTTGTTGGTGACTAAGCTAGGTTGTCAATAAACTCCAGCCTAACATTGTACCGTAGTAcgtatacgtagcaaaaaaatatacgtagcaaactCCAGCCTAACACTctagcctcggtgcccgcgcatgaaaaaaatatacgtagcaaaaaaaaaaaacttttcgtaaaaattgctgcaagggcgtatgaaaggcactcgactctaaaagccactaaaaaataaataaataaataactctttgtgtcgttgttaggcctcctacgacgaaaatgctcggcaccaaaaccgagcatgctaatttaacgaccttgaatgtcacatgggcaaaatattcaaaaaataatgttcgaataaagtcttcaagaaaaaataaatgttcaaataaatccgagtctagactagttatgccgaagtacaatctaaatcctaagtcttagttgtcttatccatagaatcggtcctaatacttggtgtcgttctgcaagttaaaaggttaaaccatattgaatctcccttcctaacatttaaatcaataagcacccatatgtaattgtcatcccttgctaagaatccacagcctcaatactctctctcaccgataaaaagaatatattatagtatttgcaaaatggaaacgatcacattctggaaatcattcccccatagtcgcacaacccccaaagtgaacctaaggtattaATACCAtgggcaaagaaaaaattaatggccccaaggcttataatcacattgggtcacgactatcatagtcctctcgagtcactcgttccttgaaatactactaagtacggactaaaagattttccatgaatgcaacatgaccaaccatgaaaatacccgaatcggcataccataaggctatcattggggtaaagcaatacacactaagagagaagccgcgctaatgattctagtcttgcaaaaataaaaattcgatctccccaattaactaccttgccaacattaagcaaaatggcgcatgacaaatggacacccaagggttaaaatctaaagtgtcaaccaacgaaagttatggtccaattagcctaagtctgagagtcgcttggtcaagtattataggcttacgccatgtcattattttgagtctaggccacctccttgtattcatacacgggttataatcagaaaaattaatgaaagttcgagtctaaatcacaacttccaattaaatcccgaaaactgtaaaaaaattattttcgatgtaattctttcgttaaatttcaataaggtaaaaataacattttgaatctacgctatttgcacattttaagaaacgactaaatacgcttgcaaggtaagacaatttaaaaggtccaccctaggactgctaaaattaaaggtccaccctaggcctactaaaattaaaggtccactataggcctaccaaacgaggctcactcagtctcgcctcgtgactcaaagaccacaaccatctaccttttagcccaaataaaaaatttgattgaaggatttatgttggggggaaatcccgagcaaaaaaaaaatagaaagagaaaaggcagagcgaaaagagcgagccatgaaatacttagcccgtacctcccaaagtgcgaaatttacccaagtaaacgaaggaagagaatcgagtcaaccaatccaaatcataagattctacgatatctaccctttccaatccttatgctcttagacgccttcgctctggggtccctgttcagctcatttaacccatccatgttctcattgccataacccaagaaaccattacctcaactcttgttcttgaacttgttgtcaaccgcaaaccacgcacggccattgacacgtgcgtcatacccgttatttccaaagcccaaacccattgttacaccaccgttagcataatgaccatataacttgttcaATGCATCCTGTTGacatacccttgagccgtccccatgctactcattggccttggttgatgtaaactcatgaccctagcttgaggctgcaaattgtgagtcctagaggatgtaatcctcatgcttgaccaatacctatacaaattttcctatctcattcaacccgtctttcaaaccgtcttgagtcacgaattaaaaagaagacaaatgaaaattacaaaaaagtaataaataataaaaaaaaggaactttgcaaagcgcctctaaagttagtctaaaaagaaaaagaagcatttagcgcaccaaaaaaaagagatccgcccaaaaaacattttcagcgcccatcgctgggcgccgaaatctttagcgccccagcctgggcgctgaatctctctgcttgccaaattttgtccagaagtgctcgtcattttatccgcacatgcacggaaaaataacgaacacttggaggggtacaacacgtattcaggtatacgtaccaaaaaacacatgaaaagaaatgacatgtacttaaaaaatatataaaacaaaattttggcttacggcaaggaatcagattaaaataataataaacttaacttattctaccgtttcaaataatacgtttccacctcagaacgtacttgtttaaaatcggcattctaagaaaccattttctggctaagaactacgcaagacctgattccaaatttaatctatttaagggggatacgtaggcaatccatgattcggtccaaccaatttgcaaaaatattaaagcctataaaataacaagaataaaaaatagaagtcccttattgaaacttagttacttgcaatccaagtcgaaagaaaaattgaaagcacgaagaagaatccaagtcatcaagatgccaaaatgagcacacatcgaaaaataataagggcacgtacccttgccagaaggagcactcacactcctaggcacttagccaagactcaaaagatcactttgcctcaattgaatgggggctagcgcaagcgcccatgacctctaaaagtactcgacttgaccctccctaaagcgaactaactcacttaaagactttctttcaccactagacatagtcgttcgcttaaagaccttctttcactagacacagtcataatcgccaacaagtagtaaaggcagtaagcttgcaataaagaggattattctacggcatcgccccatcgttccttcgaactcagggtatccgttcgtggtaattcaaatgcttgcgaatctccttttaaaaaaaaaatcagacattgtcaataggactcggcacttaaccaaggctcaccctactcagacatatgacaagGGCATCTAagatcgaaatctaaaaacatcgttaatgggaagacataataacaactgggggctaaaaaattgaaatgaaagagctagggaaagaactaagtataccttgaccttttgtacagacatacaccaagtaaatctaagtcaatttgaaaacggtttatattccagcaattctggaaaagatggccctaaaaagcccaaagcacatgccgcacgggcacaagtaatatcttgacgcctgcaccttggcttccagcaaatccttagacagcattccaaaaatcgtaacagtattttgattcactcatgtaatcctgtacgaacccttctataagtcaaacttacttaggacacttcggattgtacacagtaggactcggattttaaataattttcaaataattttcaaatacttcttcgaacataataaagtgtcgttggtttaggcTTAGTATGGGTCTctctcaacgttgcaagtgagtcaaaaagatttttaaatatgattatgggtaaagaaaggcacctagcttttggtcaaggcacacttcgacatgtgactaccttgaccatggcaatgtcgcacaatacgacatttacaagagaagtagcaaaataactactcgaacatacctcgcactaaacgagtttggttcaaactattcatgatccatgtcaccatgaatgcataaaatcgtatgcaaagcattatagcaccaagccaatcccgtagctacaattgggggatTGAGAAAAAcattctaaaaatgctcgaaatgacgatttcatcgcaaattctcgacgctaatgctatacatatgtcataggggcacaatcctaagctttaatcgtgtaaaacgaagcttagaatggctacaacccctcccaaattctaaagcactacttagaatatataaagtcaccccactatcaagggtaactgaaaatcgcgagtcaccaaaactccgatcaaactactgcacataacgctcgccctacaagcgtccgttacacagtttacgtcgttccaaagaaaaagcaaaagaaaaatcaaggataaaaataaaaaatatataaaaaactgtctgcccagaaatcattttcaacgccc
This Spinacia oleracea cultivar Varoflay chromosome 6, BTI_SOV_V1, whole genome shotgun sequence DNA region includes the following protein-coding sequences:
- the LOC130463931 gene encoding pEARLI1-like lipid transfer protein 1, coding for MSSKVFSSVVLLLCLNIVFFTMVSSQHVRSPPLRPRSPTPSRSPPPMASPPMSPPSNSCPIDTLKLKVCANVLNDLLNVTNGTAQCCSLIEGLVDLEAAICLCTVIKANVLGIKANATLNITVLLNNCGKKIPEGFECS